The Halalkalibacter krulwichiae genome has a segment encoding these proteins:
- a CDS encoding cell wall hydrolase, with protein MKKLLFIFTLFVALMIGEPTFAYTVEEGDTMTQIAKEHDLTLLELAMANPEITDLNVIVVGQNINIHKNNDTAKVKEISSNETSEINLSEKEVDLLARIVRAEAQTEPFEGKVAVADVVLNRIESSKFPDTVKEVIYEPKQFEPVANGQVNKPADAESIKAVEAALSDMRNITEESLFFYNPDIATNRWLDTRETTVVIGQHVFKN; from the coding sequence ATGAAAAAGCTACTCTTTATCTTTACACTATTTGTCGCACTAATGATTGGTGAACCTACCTTTGCTTATACGGTAGAAGAAGGAGATACGATGACTCAAATTGCAAAAGAGCATGATTTAACTCTACTAGAATTAGCTATGGCCAATCCTGAAATTACAGATTTAAATGTAATTGTTGTGGGACAGAATATTAACATACATAAAAATAACGACACGGCTAAAGTAAAAGAAATAAGCAGCAATGAAACTAGCGAAATCAATCTCTCTGAAAAAGAAGTAGATCTCTTAGCTAGAATTGTACGAGCTGAAGCACAAACAGAACCTTTTGAAGGAAAAGTGGCTGTGGCGGATGTTGTTTTAAATCGAATTGAGAGCTCTAAATTTCCTGATACAGTAAAGGAAGTCATCTACGAACCTAAGCAATTCGAACCGGTCGCAAATGGACAAGTTAATAAACCAGCCGATGCAGAATCGATCAAAGCTGTAGAAGCAGCATTATCCGACATGAGAAATATAACAGAAGAATCATTATTCTTTTACAACCCTGACATAGCTACTAACCGTTGGCTAGACACAAGAGAGACAACGGTTGTTATTGGACAACATGTGTTTAAGAATTAA
- a CDS encoding peptide-methionine (S)-S-oxide reductase: MEKAIFGASEFFSQEAFVTGFRGIENVRRGQLKGTNIEIVEIWFDPWKVSYEEVVNLFFDLHDPTATKGQTIKNQSFIFFTDHIQLTKAKQKKKELKHLVKNEVITDIIPVERYIDRLKESRLIS, translated from the coding sequence ATGGAAAAAGCAATCTTTGGTGCAAGTGAATTTTTTAGTCAAGAGGCATTTGTTACAGGGTTTCGAGGAATTGAGAATGTTCGAAGAGGACAATTGAAAGGAACGAATATAGAGATAGTAGAAATTTGGTTTGATCCGTGGAAAGTTTCTTATGAGGAAGTCGTAAACTTATTCTTTGATTTACATGACCCTACTGCGACAAAAGGTCAAACAATAAAGAATCAATCATTCATCTTTTTTACCGATCATATTCAATTAACAAAAGCGAAACAAAAGAAGAAAGAGTTAAAACATTTAGTGAAAAATGAAGTTATTACAGATATCATTCCAGTAGAGCGCTATATCGATCGCTTGAAAGAAAGTAGGCTCATTTCTTAA
- a CDS encoding SGNH/GDSL hydrolase family protein: MRGKYVAIMIASLLLMSFLLYLFVFDGNSRKLESFEKAELLIEVEEIENQNLVVEEENQLEDENEDDVRLNTKIKGKVREVVEGAIKLVRKDQKIVAIGDSLTQGVGDETEQGGYVGILNHTFEDHNVNLTIENFGKRGNRSDQLLQRLDEEEIVSSIEEADMILITIGANDIMRVVQNHFTNLTIEPFQEARAGYKERLTEIIYVMNQLNPDSHIFLIGFYNPFEAYFSDIEQVEMIIDDYNEASESVTEQFENVTFIPTKDLFSESDQELLADDHFHPNTRGYKLIATRVLDYLMMISSEES, translated from the coding sequence GTGCGGGGAAAGTATGTAGCGATCATGATCGCTAGTTTATTATTGATGAGTTTCCTTTTGTATTTATTTGTTTTTGATGGCAATTCTAGAAAACTAGAAAGCTTTGAAAAGGCAGAATTGCTTATCGAAGTTGAGGAAATAGAGAACCAAAATCTTGTAGTAGAAGAAGAAAATCAGCTCGAAGATGAGAACGAAGATGACGTACGACTAAATACAAAAATCAAAGGAAAAGTAAGAGAAGTCGTGGAAGGCGCCATTAAATTAGTTAGAAAAGATCAAAAGATAGTCGCGATTGGTGATTCACTTACTCAAGGAGTTGGCGATGAGACAGAGCAAGGTGGTTATGTCGGCATCCTTAATCACACGTTCGAAGATCATAACGTAAACCTGACAATAGAAAATTTCGGTAAAAGAGGTAACCGTTCAGATCAATTATTACAACGGTTAGATGAAGAAGAAATTGTCTCCTCTATCGAAGAGGCTGATATGATTCTCATTACTATTGGGGCTAATGACATAATGAGAGTGGTGCAAAATCATTTTACGAATCTTACAATTGAACCTTTCCAAGAAGCTAGAGCAGGCTATAAAGAGCGATTAACGGAAATTATTTACGTCATGAATCAACTAAATCCAGATTCACACATTTTCTTAATTGGTTTTTATAATCCGTTTGAGGCGTATTTTAGTGATATTGAACAAGTAGAAATGATCATAGATGATTATAATGAGGCTAGTGAATCGGTGACAGAGCAATTTGAGAATGTAACCTTTATCCCAACAAAAGATTTATTTAGTGAATCTGATCAAGAATTATTAGCTGATGATCATTTTCACCCGAATACTAGAGGCTACAAACTAATTGCAACGCGTGTCTTAGACTATTTAATGATGATCTCGAGTGAAGAATCTTAA
- a CDS encoding YpmS family protein: MDKLRKKVSWKVLFLGLVGVNGLFLILFLVFLLWPVSQSNIPEKEFIEDVSGAEFTVQSSKQNLNALVNGYVNKLLKDKDDKYFVEFDEDVHLLGSFEAFQTDIPFSIILQPAVQENGDLILRPTEMSLGLLQLPKRRILDYVKKNTPTPEWIEIDPKNELIYIAVTQMEVKSNFKVKVQQFDLKNDKISFRIKVPNETLGL, encoded by the coding sequence TTGGATAAACTAAGAAAAAAAGTGAGTTGGAAAGTATTGTTTTTGGGTTTAGTAGGGGTGAATGGCCTTTTTCTTATCCTTTTCCTCGTCTTTCTTTTGTGGCCCGTTTCTCAATCAAATATACCAGAAAAAGAGTTCATTGAAGATGTTTCAGGGGCTGAGTTCACGGTGCAGTCGAGTAAGCAAAATTTAAATGCGCTTGTGAATGGGTATGTAAATAAGTTGCTAAAGGATAAGGACGATAAATATTTTGTTGAGTTTGATGAGGATGTTCATTTGTTAGGTTCCTTTGAAGCGTTTCAAACAGATATTCCATTTTCAATAATATTGCAACCTGCTGTTCAAGAAAACGGAGATCTAATTTTACGTCCAACGGAAATGTCTCTTGGATTACTACAACTGCCTAAGAGAAGAATTCTTGATTACGTTAAGAAAAATACCCCTACACCAGAATGGATAGAAATTGATCCTAAAAATGAGCTCATCTATATCGCTGTTACGCAAATGGAAGTGAAATCCAATTTCAAAGTGAAAGTACAACAATTTGATTTGAAAAATGATAAAATTTCTTTCCGAATTAAAGTGCCGAATGAAACGTTAGGATTATAA